In Gopherus flavomarginatus isolate rGopFla2 chromosome 1, rGopFla2.mat.asm, whole genome shotgun sequence, a single genomic region encodes these proteins:
- the THAP5 gene encoding THAP domain-containing protein 5, producing the protein MPRYCAASCCKNRGGQSARDQRKLSFYPFPLHDKERLEKWLRNMKRDTWTPSKHQLLCSDHFTPDSLDVRWGIRYLKHTAIPTIFSLPDNQEKDSSQHKPQEIKTEDGEEINVCVESDNVSASFEPCSPNKSVTVAERLDEKTEAICLSTLSKPLQQKVPFQNTENLQAGTVILSSSEQHIQQTPVLMAETVQNIEASNVHTSVENLLSCAATVLQVTDPDYLDSSLKFKNAGGPIIDHLAENPNSHIAVCSVEVQPRENAVFFSTITRTIEQFNGNEESVIAIIVPAECSKEPSTVSSSFMPIKQEFIDMEEIEIQKSAYMNNYGETEILQTEHSYCRQDIDRDHLWQKIAKLHSKITLLEKQERKTLGRLKSLEVLIGQLKQENLLSEEKLKIVENCFTTFEVTMIQ; encoded by the exons ATGCCCCGATACTGCGCCGCGTCCTGCTGCAAGAACCGCGGAGGCCAGAGCGCCAGGGACCAGCGCAAGCTGAGCTTCTACCC GTTTCCACTTCATGATAAAGAAAGACTTGAGAAATGGTTGCGGAATATGAAGCGTGACACATGGACTCCCAGTAAGCACCAGCTCCTGTGCAGTGACCATTTTACCCCTGACTCCCTTGATGTGCGATGGGGAATTCGATATTTGAAACATACTGCAATACCAACTATTTTCTCTTTGCCTGATAATCAG GAAAAAGACTCTTCTCAGCACAAGCCACAAGAGATAAAAACAGAGGATGGGGAGGAAATCAATGTGTGTGTAGAGTCGGATAATGTATCTGCATCGTTTGAGCCTTGTTCGCCAAATAAAAGTGTCACAGTTGCAGAAAGGCTAGATGAAAAAACTGAAGCAATTTGCTTATCAACCCTGAGCAAACCTCTGCAACAGAAAGTGCCGTTTCAGAACACAGAAAACTTGCAAGCAGGCACCGTAATTCTTAGTTCATCAGAGCAGCATATTCAGCAAACGCCTGTTTTAATGGCAGAAACTGTCCAGAACATAGAAGCAAGTAATGTTCATACATCAGTAGAGAATCTTTTAAGTTGTGCAGCCACAGTTTTGCAAGTTACAGACCCTGACTACCTGGATTCAtctttgaaatttaaaaatgcGGGTGGACCAATTATTGACCATCTAGCTGAGAATCCTAACTCTCATATTGCAGTCTGCTCTGTGGAAGTACAGCCAAGGGAAAATGCAGTTTTTTTCAGTACAATCACACGAACTATCGAACAGTTTAATGGAAATGAAGAGTCTGTCATTGCTATCATTGTACCTGCTGAGTGTTCTAAAGAGCCTTCAACGGTAAGTAGTTCTTTCATGCCTATTAAACAGGAGTTCATAGACATGGAAGAAATAGAAATTCAAAAATCTGCATATATGAACAATTATGGTGAAACTGAAATATTACAAACTGAGCATTCATATTGCAGACAAGACATAGACAGGGATCATCTCTGGCAAAAAATTGCAAAGCTGCATTCTAAGATAACTCTCCTtgaaaaacaggaaagaaaaactTTAGGTAGGCTCAAATCCCTGGAAGTTCTTATTGGACAACTAAAACAGGAAAACCTGCTTTCTGAAGAAAAGCTCAAGATTGTAGAAAATTGTTTCACAACATTTGAAGTGACTATGATACAATAA